A region of Temnothorax longispinosus isolate EJ_2023e unplaced genomic scaffold, Tlon_JGU_v1 HiC_scaffold_61, whole genome shotgun sequence DNA encodes the following proteins:
- the LOC139824853 gene encoding insulin-degrading enzyme-like, producing the protein MLKEDGPQKWIYKEIQEMSEINNSYDENIHRLSHEDISRIACQLHECPMEEIFLDPFAYMDPLSSELTDVFVELVCESLNEYTYRAKLAGLKLEIGGTKYEINMLIDGYDDKQRDLLEKSMDQMINLKIDPKWFETLKYWNSKWINFNENIRVNTVNYLEMLLTEQHWLNNELLNCKEGIGKLTNKSMLNNKEHPTVPLLQKQLVLYREIKLENGCHVRFEEENEQKITSSTIVYYATGLRSTESNMLLSLSNRIIDQNTFNTLRTEYNLGYTVFSQVTKMDATQYLTVVVEGNRCPPYVEEQIDSFMDLMFKHISTMEKVEFDNHKKGLKSHLKAPKTRSSRCSLYWKEIESQEYNFDREAIEEDYLGSITQEQLRKFFEENIINKSTRRKLSVHVMPTAMAKEMNLSNTSGKITVTSDNITEEFDDLLSFKLSQNLYPLLELVNKNIDRKELARHCRRIAEQGVRQSAAAVPGADRLARESPDTKSISRKGKSLALSLKSANHYRESSGRSSK; encoded by the exons atgCTGAAGGAGGATGGACCGCAAAAATGGATCTATAAA gAAATTCAGGAAATGtcggaaataaataatagttatgATGAGAACATACACCGTTTGTCTCATGAGGACATATCTAGAATAGCCTGTCAGCTGCACGAGTGTCCCATGGAAGAAATCTTTTTGGA TCCGTTCGCCTACATGGATCCTCTCAGTTCCGAATTGACTGATGTATTTGTTGAACTAGTTTGTGAGTCACTtaatgaatatacatatagagcTAAATTAGCTGGTTTAAAATTGGAAATTGGTGGTacgaaatatgaaataaat atgtTAATAGACGGTTACGACGACAAGCAACGTGATCTGTTAGAAAAAAGCATGGACCAAATGATAAATTTGAAGATTGATCCGAAGTGGTTTGAAAccttaaaatat TGGAACTCCAAGTGGAtaaatttcaatgaaaatatACGTGTTAACACAGTAAATTATCTTGAAATGCTGTTGACAGAACAACATTGGcttaataatgaattattaaattgtaaggAGG GTATAGGTAAACTAACTAACAAGTCAATGTTGAATAATAAAGAGCATCCCACAGTACCCTTGTTGCAAAAGCAATTAGTATTGTATCGTGAAATTAAACTAGAAAATG GTTGCCACGTTCGatttgaagaagaaaatgaacAGAAGATAACTTCTAGTACCATAGTGTACTACGCAACTGGTCTACGATCAACGGAATCGAATATGCTTTTATCGCTTTCAAATCGAATTATTGATCAGAATACCTTCAATACCTTAAGGACCGAGTATAATTTAGGCTATACAGTATTTAGTCAGGTTACAAAAATGGACGCAACGCAATATTTGACAGTTGTTGTAGAAGGTAACCGTTGCCCGCCATATGTCGAAGAACAAATCGATTCATTTATGGACCTTATGTTT AAACACATATCTACTATGGAAAAAGTGGAATTTGACAACCACAAGAAAGGTCTAAAGTCACATTTGAAGGCACCCAAAACGAGATCTAGTCGATGCTCTTTATATTGGAAAGAAATTGAAAgccaagaatataattttgatcgaGAAGCTATTGAAGAAGATTATTTAGGGTCAATAACGCAGGAACAATTACGGAAATTCTTTGAG gaaaatataattaacaagtcGACTCGACGTAAGTTGTCGGTACATGTGATGCCTACGGCTATGGCAAAGGAAATGAATTTGTCTAATACATCTGGAAAAATTACCGTTACATCTGATAATATAACTGAAGAATTTGACGATTTATTGTCATTTAAGCTAAGTCAAAATTTATATCCTTTACTAGAACTggttaacaaaaatattgacagaAAGG AATTAGCGCGTCACTGCAGAAGGATCGCTGAACAGGGCGTGCGCCAATCAGCAGCGGCTGTGCCCGGCGCGGATCGCCTCGCTCGCGAATCGCCAGACACAAAATCCATCAGCCGTAAAGGTAAATCCCTTGCCTTGAGCCTAAAATCGGCAAATCATTATCGAGAATCCTCTGGAAGGTCGAGTAAATAA
- the LOC139824855 gene encoding insulin-degrading enzyme-like: MVVERFGNVQKKKKFELNTYKKNPFEDRNFMWRYVSIENVYQLRISFPLPEKLTYKHRMPLEYIEHLFKHEYKGSLSSVLKAGDWCSGVNAEYDLVDTNINFFKITFYLTGKGIKHVGNIVKLMFQYIDMLKNTTGLMKWIYDEFLHIQNTYNRYKEIHRLSTDDICKTARLLHKCPMKKIILMPLKRTALVNDILNCFTPNKISYYIAAQEYNAESDNETVEWYGVKYKKLEIPKKTINGWKSAKYNVGTKLKLPPKKEVPTKFHIKADYNQFVEKFPVPVMDTSFVRVWHKQDNEFRVPKATMIFHFVSPFAYTNPLNSMLTDLFAGLLQESLNEYIAKLAGLELEITSTIYGIKIRIDGYDEMQYVLLKETLEQMINIDPESFTIPKSYKNKYRRFSDMYSNTNHYLEMLLSERHWSNDKLEKSMTLLKSPTSTEALINAKRFELFVQKLFSKMHVECLIYGNVTKNEARDIGELIESMLRTKKPLIAPLLQKQFVLYRGFKLEDGCHVLFEKVSEKLELPSTIVYYATGLRSPKSNVLLLLLNQIIDHQIFKAFRIDESLTYTPFSDICTTINGTQYFTVAVQNVENQNPNNVEEQIDKFMKTMLDHISNMPKEEFKKVKTGLRALFTSPNTISSQGSLYWKEIESQEYYFNRVDIELQNLNAITQQDLRDFFEENIFSNLTRRKLSVHVMPTAMAKEMNLSNTSGKITVKSRNNKIKEFNDILSFKLSQSLYPLLEPLELRDRQKFGEKG, translated from the exons gaacttaatacgtataaaaaaaatccattCGAAGATCGGAACTTTATGTGGCGCTACGTTTCGATTGAAAATGTCTACCAGTTACGTATTTCGTTTCCTTTACCTGAAAAGCTGACGTATAAACACCGGatg CCTCTCGAATACATTGAGCATTTATTTAAACACGAATACAAAGGTTCATTATCATCGGTTTTAAAAGCTGGGGATTGGTGTAGCGGCGTAAATGCGGAATATGATCTTGTGGAcacaaacataaatttttttaaaattacattttatttaactggGAAAGGTATTAAACATGTgggaaatattgttaaattaatgttcCAATATATCGATATGCTGAAGAATACAACAGGATTGATGAAATGGATCTACGat gAATTTCTACATATTCAAAATACGTATAATAGATATAAGGAAATACACCGTTTGTCGACTGATGACATATGTAAAACAGCCCGTCTGCTGCACAAGTGTCCcatgaaaaaaatcattttgatGCCACTTAAGCGAACGGCTTTGGTTAATGATATACTGAATTGTTTTACGCCAAACAAGATTTCATATTACATTGCCGCACAAGAGTACAATGCAGAGTCAGATAATGAAACCGTGGAATGGTATGgcgttaaatataagaaattggAGATAcccaaaaaaacaataaatggCTGGAAGAGCGCTAAATATAACGTGGGCACGAAACTGAAATTGCCCCCTAAAAAGGAAGTACCCACCAAGTTTCACATCAAGGCAGATTATAACCAAttt GTAGAAAAGTTTCCTGTACCTGTAATGGATACATCGTTTGTAAGAGTTTGGCATAAACAGGATAATGAATTTCGTGTGCCGAAAGCGACGATGATCTTCCACTTTGTTAG TCCATTCGCCTACACAAATCCTCTCAATTCCATGTTGACTGATTTGTTTGCTGGACTACTTCAAGAGTCCCTTAATGAATATATAGCTAAATTAGCTGGTTTAGAATTGGAAATTACTAGTACGATATATGGAATaaaa atAAGAATAGATGGTTACGACGAAATGCAATATGTTCTGTTAAAAGAAACCTTGGAGCAAATGATCAACATTGATCCGGAGTCCTTTACAATTCCAAaatcatat AAAAACAAATACAGAAGATTCAGTGATATGTATTCTAACACAAACCATTACCTTGAAATGCTGTTGTCAGAACGACATTGGTCTAacgataaattagaaaaatctatGACTC tccTTAAATCGCCAACATCGACTGAAGCACTTATAAATGCCAAAAGATTCGAGCTTTTTGTACAAAAGTTATTCAGCAAAATGCATGTAGAGTGCTTAATATATGGTAACGTGACTAAAAATGAAGCTAGAGATATAGGTGAACTAATTGAGTCAATGTTGCGAACTAAAAAGCCTCTCATAGCACCCTTGTTGCAAAAGCAATTTGTATTGTATCGTGGATTTAAACTAGAAGATG GTTGCCACGTTCTATTTGAAAAAGTAAGTGAAAAGCTCGAGCTACCTAGTACCATAGTGTACTACGCAACTGGTCTACGATCACCGAAGTCAAATGTGCTTTTACTGCtcttaaatcaaattattgaTCATCAGATTTTCAAAGCCTTCAGGATCGATGAGTCTTTAACCTATACACCATTTAGTGATATATGTACAACGATAAACGGAACGCAATATTTTACCGTCGCTGTACAAAATGTCGAAAACCAAAACCCGAATAATGTCGAAGAACAAATCGACAAATTTATGAAGACTATGCTT GATCACATATCTAATATGCcaaaagaagaatttaaaaaagtaaaaacaggTCTAAGAGCACTTTTCACGTCACCCAACACGATATCTAGTCAAGGCTCTTTATATTGGAAAGAAATTGAAAGCcaagaatattatttcaatcgaGTAGATATTGAACTACAGAACTTAAATGCAATAACACAGCAAGATTTAAGGGACTTCTTTGAG gaaaatatatttagcaaTTTGACTCGACGTAAGTTGTCGGTACATGTGATGCCTACGGCTATGGCAAAAGAAATGAATTTGTCTAATACATCTGGAAAAATTACCGTTAAGTCacgtaataacaaaataaaggaatttaacgatatattgTCATTTAAGCTAAGTCAAAGTTTATATCCTTTACTAGAACCCCTAGAACTGCGCGATCGACAAAAATTTGGTGAGAAAGGGTAA